The following are encoded together in the Chloroherpetonaceae bacterium genome:
- a CDS encoding NAD(P)H-dependent oxidoreductase subunit E, protein MTNTPEHGHRNGKQQRFAPGTHGDSLEPATGIQEFHLRHAEDPTKIFFTEEDKRKIQEFIARYPAKESAVMPALWYAQEKFGWLSIEALNLVADTIPMPRADVYGVASFYTMYWKKPMGKTHLAICTNISCMLCGAYELYNYIKKTYRIGNGEVTPDGLLSLEEAECLGSCGTAPAMQVNNYEYVENLTLEKLKAFLKERGL, encoded by the coding sequence ATGACAAACACACCTGAGCATGGACATCGCAACGGAAAGCAGCAGCGCTTTGCACCGGGCACACACGGCGATAGCTTAGAACCTGCCACAGGTATTCAAGAATTTCACTTGCGGCATGCTGAAGACCCCACTAAAATTTTCTTTACCGAAGAAGACAAGCGAAAAATTCAGGAATTCATTGCGCGCTATCCCGCAAAAGAATCGGCTGTAATGCCTGCACTGTGGTATGCACAAGAGAAATTTGGTTGGCTCTCAATTGAAGCCCTCAACCTCGTGGCGGATACCATTCCGATGCCGCGCGCCGATGTCTATGGCGTCGCCAGCTTCTACACCATGTATTGGAAAAAGCCAATGGGCAAGACGCACCTTGCCATCTGCACCAACATTTCTTGTATGCTTTGCGGGGCATATGAACTTTACAACTACATCAAAAAAACATATCGGATTGGCAACGGAGAAGTAACGCCCGATGGCTTGCTATCGCTGGAAGAAGCAGAGTGTTTAGGTAGCTGCGGCACTGCGCCCGCAATGCAAGTCAATAACTACGAGTATGTCGAAAATCTCACGCTCGAAAAGCTCAAGGCGTTTCTGAAAGAGCGCGGTCTGTAG
- a CDS encoding putative porin has product MPPVLLPDTLAVDTLVGTVSSATAPKAAKPLSPMDSLRLFYKFYETPSLFATPYLVRDSMRDMLYHRFVEDYFAEQAHFYLRDKSEFGQINELLYGGLGMRQQHILLDEILLNDPVMRIAPFNFLSSESFSRLSFFTGYRALAESSAPQVLESHTQRLTALKGYVKARYFQFAGITTKFDFTFSLNLSERLNFYAGYKYEGTDGNYSNLNAIGIERFGSNSLGNYIRSRLRYHFSERTFATLAIENHTVSMLPFGGIDLMQSLGFIDRLDSRNAVIVNQFTRRDLFLSVIKGEFQTALPFMQDSLNLFKVWAYLARFERKFVKTRPDTVYQILPFSDLENTSRLGFGAKQALKLWILSLQGKATLLFDRVHSQNTLRNSAGDTLFLPTVATFDLNAGGKLRLEKLLFGQDLEVGGALSWLTTSVSQTGGNDFTGTALNSGFGGEIAFPLPLARSSSLGGFLNASFTTRFATLQEVFSRDDRLQGSLDWQSELIRQFEAGSLLQLDSLLSLRVSFLNNQVFSPIAVVQALRQLDTVRVEYRGEFRPLKDLSLTYTGVGISLKTQLWKLEGFLDATFVLNYTMVPAPDREYEVGFTFQRIDDFIDTTTSRIFYLPRIYGSFGLFFHDKLFRGALDLKIGFAGFAFSDFSASLRNSERQTIFYFNLYERGRGEYVDNNLQFGVQGLSGRVDFQVWAKIGSATAFLMWENLPGLALIRAPIFPLPPRAIRFGISWLILN; this is encoded by the coding sequence ATGCCACCAGTGCTGTTGCCTGATACGCTGGCAGTAGATACACTTGTCGGCACAGTGTCTTCTGCTACTGCTCCCAAAGCAGCAAAACCACTCTCGCCGATGGATTCGCTGCGTCTTTTCTACAAGTTCTATGAGACGCCATCACTATTTGCCACGCCTTACCTTGTGCGCGACTCTATGCGGGATATGCTCTACCATCGCTTTGTGGAAGACTACTTTGCCGAGCAAGCACACTTTTACCTGCGCGACAAAAGCGAGTTTGGTCAAATCAACGAACTCCTGTATGGCGGCTTGGGAATGCGCCAGCAACACATCTTGCTAGATGAAATTTTACTCAACGACCCGGTTATGCGAATTGCACCGTTCAACTTTCTTTCCAGTGAGTCTTTTTCACGACTTTCCTTTTTTACAGGTTACCGTGCGCTTGCAGAGTCATCGGCACCGCAAGTCTTGGAATCCCATACGCAGCGCCTTACTGCACTAAAAGGCTATGTGAAGGCACGCTATTTCCAATTTGCAGGCATCACCACCAAGTTCGACTTTACTTTTTCGCTCAATCTTTCTGAGCGACTTAACTTCTATGCTGGTTACAAATACGAGGGCACAGACGGCAATTATTCCAACCTCAATGCAATCGGCATAGAGCGATTTGGCTCTAACAGTCTTGGCAATTACATTCGCAGTCGGCTTCGTTACCACTTCTCGGAACGCACTTTCGCCACGCTAGCAATTGAGAACCACACGGTTAGTATGCTTCCTTTTGGCGGCATTGACCTCATGCAAAGTCTCGGGTTTATTGATAGACTGGACTCTCGAAATGCTGTTATCGTTAATCAATTCACGCGACGTGATTTATTTCTCAGTGTCATCAAGGGCGAGTTTCAAACTGCGCTACCGTTTATGCAAGATTCACTCAATTTGTTCAAGGTCTGGGCATATTTGGCTCGCTTTGAGCGTAAGTTTGTGAAAACTCGCCCCGATACGGTCTATCAAATTTTGCCGTTTTCTGACCTTGAGAACACCTCCCGTCTTGGCTTTGGCGCAAAGCAAGCCTTAAAGCTCTGGATTCTTTCGCTGCAAGGAAAAGCTACCTTGCTCTTTGACCGTGTGCATTCACAAAACACGCTACGCAATTCAGCAGGTGACACACTCTTTTTGCCAACGGTTGCCACATTCGACCTCAATGCGGGAGGCAAATTGCGCTTAGAAAAATTGCTTTTTGGGCAAGATTTAGAAGTAGGCGGTGCACTTAGTTGGCTTACGACATCTGTCAGTCAAACGGGTGGAAATGATTTTACGGGCACAGCACTTAACAGCGGCTTTGGTGGTGAAATTGCTTTCCCGTTGCCACTTGCGCGTTCCTCCAGTCTTGGTGGTTTTCTCAACGCCTCTTTTACCACGCGCTTTGCCACGCTCCAAGAGGTTTTTTCGCGTGACGACCGTTTGCAAGGCTCGCTGGACTGGCAAAGTGAGCTTATTCGCCAATTCGAAGCGGGTAGCTTGCTGCAGCTTGATAGTCTCCTCAGCCTACGTGTGTCGTTTCTGAACAATCAAGTCTTCTCACCCATTGCGGTTGTGCAAGCGCTGCGTCAGTTGGACACGGTGCGTGTCGAGTATCGTGGTGAATTTCGTCCGCTGAAAGATCTGTCCCTGACTTACACAGGCGTGGGCATCAGTCTCAAAACGCAATTGTGGAAACTCGAGGGTTTTCTTGATGCCACTTTTGTGTTGAACTACACTATGGTGCCTGCCCCTGACCGTGAGTATGAAGTGGGCTTTACTTTTCAGCGCATTGATGACTTCATTGACACGACCACCAGCCGCATTTTTTACTTGCCACGCATTTATGGCAGCTTTGGTCTCTTTTTTCACGACAAGCTCTTTCGAGGCGCATTAGACCTAAAAATTGGCTTTGCAGGGTTTGCCTTTTCAGACTTTTCCGCATCACTGCGCAACAGTGAGCGACAGACTATTTTTTACTTCAATCTCTACGAGCGCGGCAGAGGCGAGTATGTTGATAACAACCTTCAATTTGGCGTGCAGGGACTTTCTGGGCGAGTTGATTTTCAGGTTTGGGCAAAAATTGGCAGTGCAACGGCTTTTCTGATGTGGGAAAATTTGCCCGGACTGGCACTCATTCGCGCCCCGATTTTCCCGCTTCCGCCTCGTGCGATTCGCTTTGGTATCAGTTGGCTGATTTTGAATTAG
- the ftsH gene encoding ATP-dependent zinc metalloprotease FtsH: MANNFFDFNDDSNDKPRKEKNKFPTAIWYVMAILILIGIQITFLWSNTTTELPYSQFRKELERGNVESVKISPTRTWVRTKEELVFSNPPNSLMRARPATKEFYTIAPMTLANNEFVKELEEKGVKYQFVQDGNWFTDMLQWIFPFIILLGIWMFVFRRMNPNSQVMNIGKNKAALYEEPADGNRITFKDVAGLEEAKEEVMEIVEFLKDPKKFTKLGGKLPKGVLLVGPPGAGKTLMAKAVAGEAGVPFFSLSGSDFVEMFVGVGAARVRDLFRTAKEKAPCIIFIDEIDAVGRSRGKGMMMGINDERENTLNQLLVEMDGFATDKGVIIMAATNRPDVLDPALLRPGRFDRQIVIDKPDLNGRIDIFKVHTKNIPLAKDVDIRALAAQTPGFAGAEIANVCNEAALLASRRGKDAVEMIDFQDAIERVIAGLEKKNKVINPKEKRIVAYHESGHAIVSWLLPGCDPPQKVTIVPRGVSALGYTLNTPLEDRYLMTREELFDRICGLLGGRVAEEIVFGEISTGAQNDLERVTDIAYSMVAIYGMSEKLGYLSFADTSNAFLQGIGIEKRYGSEIAHLIDSEVKRIVDEARERTRKLLTENRDKLEQMAQELLKREVLTAKDIEEILGKRPNPDDGLGREERAAPRSEASHEPVAVGTMSSEERAELEAAVERIKAKRALEN; this comes from the coding sequence ATGGCAAACAATTTTTTTGACTTTAACGACGACAGCAACGACAAGCCGCGCAAGGAAAAAAACAAGTTTCCGACGGCAATCTGGTATGTGATGGCCATCCTTATCTTGATTGGCATTCAGATTACGTTTCTGTGGTCAAACACCACGACTGAACTGCCTTACAGCCAGTTCCGAAAAGAGCTGGAGCGTGGCAACGTAGAATCAGTGAAAATTTCGCCCACTCGAACATGGGTGCGCACAAAGGAAGAGCTGGTGTTCTCCAATCCGCCCAATTCCCTAATGCGAGCACGCCCAGCAACCAAAGAATTCTACACCATTGCCCCAATGACGCTGGCAAACAATGAATTCGTCAAAGAACTGGAAGAAAAGGGCGTCAAGTATCAGTTTGTGCAAGATGGCAACTGGTTCACCGATATGCTCCAGTGGATTTTCCCATTTATCATTCTACTGGGCATTTGGATGTTTGTCTTCCGACGAATGAACCCCAACTCTCAGGTGATGAACATTGGCAAAAATAAAGCTGCCCTGTATGAAGAGCCAGCGGATGGCAACCGCATTACCTTCAAAGATGTCGCAGGCTTAGAGGAAGCCAAAGAAGAGGTAATGGAAATCGTAGAGTTTCTTAAAGATCCGAAAAAATTCACCAAGTTAGGCGGCAAGTTGCCCAAGGGTGTGCTACTGGTTGGACCTCCAGGAGCTGGCAAGACTTTGATGGCAAAAGCGGTTGCAGGTGAAGCAGGCGTGCCATTTTTCTCGCTTTCTGGCTCTGACTTTGTGGAGATGTTCGTAGGTGTCGGCGCTGCACGCGTGCGCGACCTATTCCGCACCGCTAAGGAGAAAGCACCATGCATTATCTTCATTGATGAAATTGATGCAGTCGGTCGCTCTCGTGGCAAGGGAATGATGATGGGCATCAATGATGAGCGTGAAAACACTTTGAACCAGCTACTGGTCGAGATGGACGGTTTTGCGACCGACAAAGGCGTGATTATTATGGCTGCGACGAACCGTCCAGACGTGCTCGACCCTGCCCTCTTGCGCCCCGGACGCTTCGATCGCCAAATCGTGATTGACAAGCCAGACCTCAATGGGCGTATTGATATTTTCAAGGTGCATACAAAGAATATCCCACTGGCAAAAGATGTCGATATTCGTGCCTTAGCCGCTCAAACGCCGGGCTTTGCAGGAGCAGAAATTGCCAACGTGTGCAATGAGGCAGCTTTGTTAGCGTCAAGACGCGGCAAAGATGCTGTGGAGATGATTGATTTTCAGGACGCAATTGAACGCGTCATTGCAGGCTTAGAGAAGAAAAATAAAGTCATCAATCCGAAGGAAAAGCGGATTGTGGCCTATCACGAATCGGGTCACGCTATCGTAAGCTGGCTATTGCCCGGCTGCGACCCACCGCAGAAAGTAACTATCGTGCCACGTGGCGTAAGCGCCTTAGGCTATACGCTGAATACGCCACTCGAAGACCGCTACTTGATGACACGTGAAGAACTCTTTGACCGAATCTGCGGCTTGTTAGGCGGTCGTGTAGCCGAAGAGATTGTCTTCGGAGAAATCTCAACTGGTGCGCAAAATGACCTCGAGCGTGTAACGGATATTGCATACAGTATGGTTGCGATCTATGGAATGAGCGAAAAACTGGGCTACTTGTCGTTTGCAGACACCAGCAATGCCTTCTTGCAGGGCATTGGAATTGAGAAACGATATGGCTCTGAGATTGCGCATCTGATTGACTCCGAAGTCAAGCGAATTGTCGATGAAGCGCGTGAGCGGACACGGAAACTGCTCACCGAAAACCGCGACAAACTGGAGCAAATGGCACAGGAGTTACTGAAGCGTGAAGTGCTCACTGCAAAGGATATTGAAGAAATTTTAGGCAAACGACCTAATCCTGACGATGGTCTTGGAAGAGAAGAGCGCGCCGCACCACGAAGTGAAGCCAGTCACGAACCTGTGGCAGTAGGCACCATGTCAAGTGAAGAGCGTGCCGAGTTGGAGGCGGCAGTAGAGAGAATTAAAGCAAAACGGGCTTTGGAAAACTGA
- a CDS encoding acylphosphatase, which yields MQTRVYAIVSGRVQGVGYRWFIQHHAEQLGLSGYVRNLPDGRVEMELQGETAMVEALLEKARIGPWAAQVSSLKTEVRPVQPLAQPFFEIRR from the coding sequence ATGCAAACGCGTGTCTATGCGATTGTCTCAGGTAGGGTGCAAGGCGTAGGCTATCGCTGGTTTATTCAGCATCATGCCGAGCAACTGGGACTATCGGGCTATGTGCGCAACTTGCCCGATGGGCGCGTAGAAATGGAATTGCAAGGCGAGACCGCAATGGTGGAAGCCTTACTGGAAAAAGCGCGCATCGGTCCGTGGGCAGCGCAAGTGAGCAGCTTGAAAACGGAGGTGCGGCCTGTGCAGCCACTGGCGCAACCATTTTTCGAGATTCGCCGATAA
- a CDS encoding YtxH domain-containing protein → MTRMQGLLIGAISFAAGVAIGMLFAPKSGRELRQELRETAKKLPDLYDDLKLPKVSSSEIERELVK, encoded by the coding sequence ATGACTCGCATGCAAGGCTTGCTCATTGGCGCAATTTCGTTTGCAGCCGGTGTCGCAATTGGAATGCTCTTTGCGCCAAAATCAGGCAGAGAACTCCGCCAAGAGCTGCGTGAAACCGCTAAGAAACTTCCAGACCTATACGACGACCTCAAACTCCCAAAAGTCTCATCAAGCGAGATTGAGCGAGAGCTGGTCAAGTAA